One Desulfobacteraceae bacterium genomic region harbors:
- a CDS encoding DnaJ domain-containing protein: MRFWLIILGLVYLVSPVDLFSDFFIGWGWLDDLLILWLLWHFLLKNWISDRSAGNPDGHQSDERFEQQRSDSAAGQPSRSADPFAVLGVRPGAPAEDIKAAYRRLVNRYHPDKLQHLGEEFRQLAEKKFKDIQSAYQSLKDAGQV; this comes from the coding sequence ATGCGGTTTTGGCTCATCATTTTGGGATTGGTTTACCTGGTCTCGCCGGTGGATCTTTTTTCGGATTTTTTCATCGGGTGGGGCTGGCTGGACGATCTTTTGATCCTCTGGCTCCTGTGGCACTTCCTCCTCAAGAACTGGATCAGCGACCGGAGCGCCGGCAACCCGGACGGCCACCAGAGCGACGAACGCTTCGAGCAGCAGCGGTCGGATTCCGCCGCCGGGCAGCCGTCAAGGTCCGCCGATCCTTTTGCGGTGCTGGGGGTGAGGCCGGGCGCACCGGCCGAGGACATCAAGGCGGCCTACCGGCGCCTGGTCAACCGCTACCATCCGGACAAGCTGCAGCACCTCGGGGAGGAGTTTCGCCAGTTGGCCGAAAAAAAATTCAAGGACATTCAGAGCGCGTATCAGTCGCTCAAAGACGCGGGGCAGGTGTAG
- the rpsI gene encoding 30S ribosomal protein S9, with protein MEKEVYYATGKRKTSIARTWIMPGTGQITVNDRPLEDYFKLQSARKTLAQPFEATNTLGAYDVKIRVLGGGTSGQAGAIRHGITRALLVANPEFRKLLKRAGFIRRDPRAKERKKYGQRGARARFQFSKR; from the coding sequence ATGGAAAAAGAAGTTTACTACGCCACCGGAAAACGCAAAACCTCCATCGCCCGGACGTGGATAATGCCCGGCACGGGGCAGATCACGGTCAACGACCGCCCGCTGGAAGATTATTTCAAACTGCAATCCGCCCGCAAGACCCTCGCCCAACCGTTTGAAGCCACCAACACCCTCGGGGCCTACGATGTCAAGATCCGGGTCCTGGGCGGCGGCACCAGCGGCCAAGCCGGCGCCATCCGCCACGGCATCACGCGCGCGCTGCTGGTTGCCAATCCCGAGTTCCGCAAGCTGCTCAAGCGCGCCGGGTTCATCAGACGCGATCCCCGGGCCAAAGAGCGCAAAAAGTACGGCCAACGGGGCGCCCGCGCCCGCTTCCAGTTCTCCAAGCGCTGA
- the rplM gene encoding 50S ribosomal protein L13, which produces MKKYTYSAKRADNQEKWYVVNAQDAVLGRLATSVAARLRGKHNPLFTPHADTGDWIVVVNADKIRLTGRKWDQKNYYRHSGYMGGLKTITARKLLEKRPEDLIRFAVKGMLPKNRLGRQLFKKLKVYAGSQHPHEAQQPEVLEFS; this is translated from the coding sequence GTGAAAAAATACACCTACAGTGCCAAGAGGGCCGACAATCAGGAGAAGTGGTACGTGGTCAACGCCCAGGACGCCGTTCTGGGGCGGCTTGCCACATCGGTCGCCGCCCGTCTGCGGGGCAAACACAACCCGCTTTTCACCCCCCACGCGGACACCGGTGATTGGATCGTGGTCGTCAATGCCGACAAGATCCGACTCACCGGACGCAAGTGGGACCAGAAAAACTACTATCGCCACAGCGGCTACATGGGGGGGCTGAAGACCATCACGGCCCGTAAACTCCTGGAAAAACGTCCGGAAGACCTGATCCGTTTCGCCGTCAAGGGGATGCTACCCAAAAACCGGCTGGGCCGTCAGCTGTTTAAAAAGCTCAAGGTCTACGCCGGCAGCCAGCATCCCCACGAGGCCCAGCAGCCCGAAGTTTTGGAATTTTCTTAG
- a CDS encoding endonuclease/exonuclease/phosphatase family protein, with translation MGGTNPDRLSVMTFNLRFGLADDGANGWEFRRRSVGALLRNFQADFMGFQEVNHFQADFLQTLLSAHRLIGQRQPAPPFWQNNLIFYHRAWRCVHREHFFLSATPGIPSRFPDSRWPRQCTLGVFQSGSRRLACINTHFDFEDDIQVRSARIILQRLAQLPASQASLLLGDFNADPSRPCYRVFTGGGPETGTEGGPAFRNVCSPPFPATFHGFKGGRSGRHIDWILYRGGLAPETCRVIEERFEGRYPSDHYPLRAVFRWQPHPKPQND, from the coding sequence ATGGGCGGCACCAATCCCGACAGGCTTTCGGTGATGACCTTCAACCTGCGTTTCGGCCTCGCGGACGACGGCGCCAACGGCTGGGAGTTTCGACGCCGGTCCGTGGGCGCCCTTTTGCGGAATTTCCAGGCCGATTTTATGGGGTTTCAGGAGGTCAACCACTTCCAGGCCGATTTTCTGCAGACCCTCCTCAGCGCCCACCGCCTGATCGGCCAGCGCCAGCCGGCCCCGCCCTTCTGGCAAAACAACCTGATCTTCTACCACCGCGCGTGGCGCTGCGTTCACCGCGAGCATTTCTTCCTCAGCGCCACCCCCGGCATCCCCAGCCGCTTCCCGGACAGCCGCTGGCCGCGGCAGTGCACCCTGGGGGTCTTCCAGAGCGGATCGCGCAGGCTGGCGTGTATCAACACCCATTTCGACTTCGAAGACGACATCCAGGTGCGCAGCGCCCGGATCATCCTCCAGCGCCTGGCCCAGCTGCCGGCATCCCAGGCAAGCCTCCTGCTGGGCGATTTCAACGCCGACCCCTCCCGGCCCTGTTACCGGGTTTTCACCGGCGGCGGGCCGGAAACCGGCACCGAAGGCGGCCCCGCTTTCCGGAATGTTTGCAGCCCTCCCTTTCCCGCCACGTTTCACGGTTTCAAGGGCGGCCGCAGCGGCCGGCACATCGACTGGATTCTTTACCGCGGCGGGCTGGCACCGGAAACCTGCCGGGTTATCGAGGAACGCTTCGAGGGCCGTTATCCGTCCGACCACTACCCGCTACGGGCGGTCTTCCGCTGGCAACCCCACCCAAAACCCCAAAACGACTGA